ATGTTCATGCAAATGGAGACCACCCCGGGAAAGGACGACCAGGACccggaccaggaccaggacccggaccaggaccaggaccaggacccaTCCAGAATAAGCGACCAGGTGCGCCTGTCCATCCTGCGAGCCAGCAGTCTGACTGATAACATGGACCATGGTGCCCTGGGGTTCAAGGTTGGCTCCGCTGTCACAGATCGGGTGAGCCGCTTTGATGGCAAGGCAGATGGGAGCACCCCCCTCGGAGCCCCCGCTGGGTACTCCAAGCTGCAGGAGATGCGGAAGATCTTTGAGCAACGCACCCAACAGGAGAAGCAGGCGGCCACCAACCGGATCCTGCTGAAGAAAGAGCGTGCCTCTGGCTTTCAGGATGGGCGCCTGGACGTTGTGGTGCGCTTCAACGGCAGCACAGAGTCCCTGGACAGCCTGGAGCCGACGACGGCTGGGGGTCCAACTGAGGCTGTGTCACCAACAGTCAGCCAGCTAAGTGCTGTGTTTGAGAAAGCCGAGATCCGCAACAACGTCCATCGACCCGCCTCCACCTCCGCCTCTCCGCTGTCCTCGCGAGGGGTCAGCCCCATCCCAAGCAAACCGccgccccctccacctcctaGTTCCAAAATTGCTGCCAAGAAGGTGCGGATACTCCCCCCACAAGATGTGCAGCAGGAAGAAGGGGGTCCTCCAGGGAAGGGGCAGGAGGCTGCACCAGGGAGTCCCAGAAACAAAGCCCGAACCCAAGCAGAGAGGGTTAGCTTGAAGGGCCCTCAGATGGGAGACAAGGCTCCAACAACCCACAGCTTTGCCAAAACAGAGCTGCACAGAGACGCCCAGGACCGACCTGCACAGGAGGTGGGTGCCCGAGCTGCAGAGCCTGAAAAGCTGCTCAAATCCGAGGAGGACGCAGATACCGTGGAGGCAGGGAGTAGACTGGTCCAAGCTGAGGTTCACGCTTCTTTAGAGAATGGTGAGGCCCTTGGGGGCCCCCAGGTGAGGGTCACTGAGGATGGAGCGGAGAGGCCAGGGACAGGACTGATGGGGGAGGAGGACGAGATCGAGGAGGAGTCCCGGAAGGAGGATTACTCAGAGGGCGACCTAGTGGACATCAGTGCCTACAGTGGTGTCGGGGATGACTCAGGAGGCAGCCAGCTggacgaggatgaggaggtggaCGAAGACGAGCCCTATGAGCCTGAGTCCAGCAGCTCTGAGATCCCTGGCCTGCCCGCCGAGGACGAAGCACCAGCTAACCGCAAGATATGCTTCAGCGTCGGACCAATCACGGTGAGTTTACACACCAGCTGTATTTACTATAGCGTTGTCAGCTGTACATCAAATAAACGAAGAGTCAGAAACAGTCAGTGCAGTTCGATAAGATTTTATGTGTTTTACTTGGGAGGTGATATATGTGGCAGTGGTTACTATTGTCGGTTAAGCCTACTGCTCACTGTTAAAGGCATCTGACAGTTGTGATTCTGCATACACTGCATAGCAGTCCTGCTAGCATCAAATGGAGGTCGTGGAGGGGTCAGAAAAGACTTTTGACCGATGTGAAATCAAAGCAGGTAGATAAGCAGGTGGGATCTTAGATAGATGATGCCTCTGGACcaaatctggccctgatatggcatGATCCAGCTTGGGTTGCCATCTTAAACGTGATCTGTACATAATCTGTACAGATAGTAGAtctggagaggaaaaaaaacagcgctGCAGGTTTCTCACTTTTCCATGATGGCACAGAATGGGTGTGTTTAAGGGTTGAGCTGTCATCAGCATTCATAAGTGGTTGTGTGCGCCAGCTGGTACTAAATAGTTGAGTATCTTTGCTTGGCTTGGTCTCTATGGACAGCAGCAGGAAtctattttaattatttacatgtttctttgcATTTTTACTAAAGGGAAACATGAATTTTCTCCAAATGCCTCTGACACTCGTAATCGCTCGCAATTTCTCACATGACAAGCTTCCACAAACAGGACAGTGCTAGTTCATCACTATGGTTACTCAACCCTTAAGCCAGTGTCTCCTTCTGGGTGGCGAACATGTGATGCATACACCAGTGGCTCTGAATGTGACGATTCAGTGCATGACTAATTCTTATACGTGCCACTGCTTACACATTTATAGTGAGATGTTCTTTATCTGTTGATGGCATTGCAACAAACTGAAGGCAGCTAAAAATGATGTCTGTGATTCGTCATACCTATAGGATCTCAGTCAGTCAGCTTTGATCTCCTCTGTGAAACACTGTGTAAAGGAACAGTGCCCAATGATGAGTGCATCCGGTCTATTTTAAAAAGGCAACGGTGTCAATAACAATGACTTTTAGCCGTTCTCATATGTCGGTCAAGTTGCTGTGATCTCGCCGACCCAACTGGTCCCTGTAGTTTATGACTCTGACCACGCGGTCTGATGTGCTCTCAGAAGACTGCTGGCCGCCTGACCGAGCAGTTTGCAGCAGCAGGGAAGCAGTGGCTTGTGAAACTTGCTGTGACACGTCATGATTTCGCTGTCACTGAGAGGCTCTTGCCTTCAGTGTCCCTGCCTTGGCAGCAGTTTGGTGACCGTAAAGCTGTTGAGTAAGAGGTCTGATAAATAGCCCTTTGGTTTTTTTTCGTCTTTTTTAGCTACCCACAGTAAGTTCCAGTTACTTATGTAATCATAGCTGCTCCACCTGTGAGTAACTCGCTTCAACAGATTTGGGCTGAGAACAAAATAGATGTAGGCGATGAGAGTTAGCAGAGCTGAGAATTTTCAACAGCTCGCAGAGTGATTTGAAATGACCCCAAACATTATTTTCACTCCTCTGTTGTAATGCATTTTGGTCTGCTAGTACCACCATGTGCTGTACTTTGCATATCGCATATGCATACTCCTGAAAATGGAGAAAGCTGATCCATGATTTTCAGGGACGTGTTGAGATACCTCTCTAGATGTTTGCTGGATCTTAAGTGGACCGAGGTCCAGAGCCGGGCCAGATCTGTTCCAACCCAGTGGGCATTTTCATGGATTCTGCTACATTAAGGTAGACAGTTGTACTGAAGCAGTTTGGGGCGACCTTGCATTGTATCAGCTAGCATCCTTTTTGCTGTCCTACCTCATCCTCTTTTGTAAGTAATACAGTTCCCTGTGATAGTAGCGCATATGCACCGTTCACCCTTCTATGCCTCCTAATATAACAGAGGAAGATAAAACAGTACTGCGACTACAGGTCACTCGTTCCACTCCaaaaaagtaagagagagagatgaaggaaggGGCATGAGGGAGACAAGCACTGGCATTGTGTCTGAGTCACTGGGCTGTCTCCTCTAAAGGCCCTCTTAAGTCTTTGAGGCTTTTGACCAGTGCTGCCCTGGCCCGTCggctgccgctgctgcttgTTTGGTTGTTCCTCCGCCCTTTTGAGTCCATGAATGGAGGCTGTGTTCAGCTGGGGGAATCAGGGAAAATAATGTGcatgaatttaaatgaattgtaatggtcaaaagaagaaaaaaaagggaattcCAATGAGAAGCTGCATTGTGAGAGAAGCGGTGACAAGTGTAATTATGGCTGGATGGAGTCGGacggagaggagaaagagagagatttacacATATTCATTagggcagatgcttttatccaaagcgacttacactaCAGTACAGATATAACTTTTCGTCAGTGTGGGTGTTCCCTGGGTGTCGGAACAcatgatcttggtgttgttagcaccttgctctaccaggtAAGCAACAGGAAAAGTAGATGATGGGTGAAGATCAAGCACTGTAGAAAGGATCCTAAAGGAGCCGGATCCACACCAGGCCGAAGCCGGATCTTACACAGATTTAGCTGCCATGTAGGGAGACTTGGCCGCAAAGAGAGGACCAATGCTGTGTGATAAGTTACTTTTACCTTGTCACATCTTTGTGGCTTCTGTTTTCTCTGCGGCGCATCAGGAAATATGCGTTGCCCAGTTTATACTTGGTCTCAGAGCACGACCCAAGTAGCCATCTGCCAACCAGGATGTTATTCTGTCCTTGTgctttgacacaaacacaggtcgCTAAATGTAGACTAAATGTTCTTCCCCTttaaccaaaacacacagcattttTCTCCCTAttttatatgtgtatgagtttgtcATTCTCAAATGTGAGAAGAAACTCAATCAGGGTTGCATTCCCAAAAGCATCGTTCAACAACCATGGTTAACTGATAGAGAGACTACATTTGAAGACTCTCTCTCAtagttagcacactcaaatatgctTTTGACAAACTCCGTCCAGAGCAAGAGCAAGACCAAGAGGCCAATCGAAAAGAGGTCTCACTGTGCCCTTTCCTCACATAACATTTGTATGTTCCCCTACCCATGCTGTGGCTCATCAGTCAGTACTGTTTGAGTATGTGGTTTTAGAATAGCGTCATTAGCCTCAGGTCTGTCATTAGCCTACTTGTCGTGTATTTCGTCTGTGGGTAGCATTCCCTCTGGCTTCTCCAGTTGGTCCGACTGGTTTagagactctctctcacgctttgGGATAGATACAGACAGACGTCTTACCTTGCCTCTTGTGTGTGATCCTCTACGCTCCAGCTTCTGAAGTTATGCCTGGATAGACCAGAgtcctgtgaggtgtgtgcagaaACCACTTACTAAAAATGCATACAAAAAATGTTtgcatataaataatatattctCGATAATGTTAATGTATCTATTGTATAGACTGCAAGACATAATAAAGCACTTCAAAATGTATTTAGTGTAATACATTTTGTCAACATATATTACCTAATGTATGTTAATATGGGATTTCATAAGCACCTACTGGCAGACATGTATACCTTAAAGAGGTAGTGCacccttaaatgtgttttttgagttGCAAAGTAAATTATcttgaaacacatcaatgctcgTCTTAATATTGTCAAAATTGGCATTAGATGAGTTGAAAATGACTCAACACGCCatgtattattttaaataatccAAGAGCAATGCTGACGTTGATTCTACCAGTTGGTACAAATCTGCATCATGATACACATACATGGGAATGGAGTAAACTCTCAGCCCCTCGCCCGCCATTTAGCAGTGGGTGTTgctaggctcagagctgggggggaACTTACACTTTAAGTAGCCTTACATGGTTTCAATACGCATTGGCTTTGAATGAAAGAGCCTGCAAAATGAGTAAAAGTAAATGACTTGGCAAGGGGTTTAGCCGAGGCTAACATAAGAGTttgtgctgcacacacagagatccctCACTTAGACAGTAGTGATCAGTCTGCTAGTGCTGCTTGAGTGGGAAGAGAAAGTAGGTTGGCCCAGGTGCTAAAATCAATACTGGCTACACCAGTGAAATATTCATCTATCTCAGTTTCTTCAGCAAGACATTtagtatgtgtacatgtttgtagaTGCGGTAGTCACAGTGCCTGGGGTAGTCAGTTAACATAATGGATAGCTTTGATGTTACTCAGTCATGTCCCTGTTTTATCATGTGGCAGTTTTAAACGTTGTTGCATTTACAGTGATGACTCAGTCTTCTTGGTACAAATTTCAGTCAAACTATGttgtttatttaaatgtatgtgGGACTAATATAATTATCCAAGTCACCCTCTTTGGCTTCCACTCTAGTCAGACCTCACCTCAGGATTTGAATGCAGATGCTCTCGATTATAGCTGAGTTTTGACTTGGACTGTGTCGCATACAGTGAGGCCAGCTTGAGGACGGTTGCTGGCTCAGACCGTTGGCATAGTAACGTTGCCTCGGGTGACGCACCATGTTTAAGCTTTGTGACATCATCAAGGTTTTTTAACTGGGCTGGTTTGAATACCATCATCATGAGTAGACAGCAGTAATGATGAAGGGTCAGCGTGCTCTCAGTGGTCAGTGTTTCGATGCCCTCAACACACATTATCATGATGCACTGGCCTACTGTCTCTGGCTGTCCTCTCCAGTCTTCTGCTCTTATCTATCTAATCtgcttaactctctctctctctccctcttttcactcttgctctgtctttttttctctgtaccccttctccctatctccctcactctctctgtcccccatctctctctaccccttctccctatctccctcactctctctctctgtcccccatctctctctaccccttctccttatctcaccctctcaccctcccccccctccctcatttGGTCCCAGATTCCTGCGCcctgcttgtctgtctgatCTGTCAGACTTATCTGTGATCTGTAAACAGTCAGGAGATTACAGCGTCTTTCCCCGATAAAACCTGCCTTTGGCCACTGAGAGGCCCACTCTATTCTACTGTAGATGCTCAAAGacctacatgtatgtgtgtgtgtgtgtgtgtgtgtgtgtgtgtgtgtgtgtgtgtgtgtgtgtgtgtgtgtgtgtgtgcatactaaagtgtgtgaatgtatgtttgagggaagaagtgtatgtgtaagaTTATATGCATATGACCGTGTTTGTTGTATGCAAACTTACTTCTGTGTATTTTGATGAGAATgggtgtgttttatttttaccttactgtatgtgtttgtgtgcatgtctcccagtgtgtgtgtttgtgcatgaccCTGTTATTAAGTGCTTCCTGGTCCCAGACAGACTTGGGCGGCCCCTCTTATGCGCAGAAAGGAAGGAAGTTCCCCAACAGTGGCATGTGTGGAAGGGGGTTTGAGCGGGGGCAGAGCTGAGGATGGACAGGGTGGGTCCTGGGCGTTGGCATGGTTCTTGGTTTGGTCTGGAAAGTCTGGGAAAGAGAGGAATTTGAAGTGAAAACCTAAGAATGGAAACTCTTGACATGCTTTGTGTTCAAAAGTATGCAGTCGACTTCAAAAATGTATGAAGACAATGTCCTGCAGAAACACAGCATGGGTTATTTGATACTGAAACCTACTTCTTTATAATGTGTGTACTT
The genomic region above belongs to Clupea harengus unplaced genomic scaffold, Ch_v2.0.2, whole genome shotgun sequence and contains:
- the LOC122130931 gene encoding neurabin-2-like, which translates into the protein MMKTEPPSAASATSSTSLRSASPHRNAYEAGMQALKQATDTLNSAANGQNTKDGKARPTGRGRRYGSNVYRIKNMFMQMETTPGKDDQDPDQDQDPDQDQDQDPSRISDQVRLSILRASSLTDNMDHGALGFKVGSAVTDRVSRFDGKADGSTPLGAPAGYSKLQEMRKIFEQRTQQEKQAATNRILLKKERASGFQDGRLDVVVRFNGSTESLDSLEPTTAGGPTEAVSPTVSQLSAVFEKAEIRNNVHRPASTSASPLSSRGVSPIPSKPPPPPPPSSKIAAKKVRILPPQDVQQEEGGPPGKGQEAAPGSPRNKARTQAERVSLKGPQMGDKAPTTHSFAKTELHRDAQDRPAQEVGARAAEPEKLLKSEEDADTVEAGSRLVQAEVHASLENGEALGGPQVRVTEDGAERPGTGLMGEEDEIEEESRKEDYSEGDLVDISAYSGVGDDSGGSQLDEDEEVDEDEPYEPESSSSEIPGLPAEDEAPANRKICFSVGPITVSLHTSCIYYSVVSCTSNKRRVRNSQCSSIRFYVFYLGGDICGSGYYCRLSLLLTVKGI